From a region of the Hymenobacter jejuensis genome:
- a CDS encoding low affinity iron permease family protein, which translates to MQQLLKEERTENKTGTFSSAIGRFAEQITKFSGSTLAFSLATLLVLVWAVTGPVFKYSETWQLVINTGTTIITFLMVFLIQRAQNKDSLVLHLKLNELLAATQGASNRLINAQDFTEEEINTLHQYFCLLAEKAKADKDLGHTHSVEEAEENHEKKRKAHFPAEASK; encoded by the coding sequence ATGCAACAACTTCTGAAGGAAGAAAGAACTGAGAACAAAACGGGCACCTTTTCTTCCGCTATTGGGCGATTTGCAGAACAGATAACCAAGTTTTCCGGCTCTACGCTCGCTTTCAGCCTTGCCACGCTCCTCGTACTTGTGTGGGCGGTTACGGGCCCGGTGTTTAAGTATTCCGAAACGTGGCAGCTGGTCATCAACACCGGCACGACCATCATCACCTTCCTGATGGTGTTCCTGATTCAGCGGGCACAGAACAAAGACTCGCTGGTTTTACACCTGAAACTCAATGAGTTGCTGGCGGCCACGCAAGGCGCCAGCAACCGCCTGATCAACGCGCAGGACTTCACGGAAGAAGAGATTAATACGCTGCATCAATATTTCTGCCTGCTGGCCGAAAAGGCCAAAGCCGATAAAGATTTGGGCCATACGCACTCCGTGGAAGAAGCCGAAGAAAACCACGAGAAGAAACGCAAGGCACACTTCCCTGCCGAAGCGAGTAAGTAA
- a CDS encoding glycosyltransferase has product MRSLLFAVTTDLNYDQRMQRICSSLAQQGYRVLLVGRERPKSEKLTAQRYRQHRLRCWFNKGKFFYLEFNLRLFFYLLRQRADAWCAIDLDTALPVWLRARLAKQPFVYDAHELFTEVPEVVARPTVQRVWRAVERFVVPRTALAYTVGPALAEVFRQRYGRAFAVVRNISRLAPGNLPPAPDAAPPQGYILYQGALNVGRGLEVLLDAMSLVDNKLLICGEGDLSEVLRARAAALGLLASGKVEFRGYVLPAALQEITRQATVGIMLLENTGLSYYYSLANKFFDYLHAGIPQVIVDFPEYSLLNQEFDVAEVVSLTPQAVAAALNRLLRDEPARYHQLAENCRRARQELNWQREEQVLLALYESLWAPQPISA; this is encoded by the coding sequence ATGCGCTCCCTGCTCTTTGCGGTAACTACCGATCTGAACTACGACCAACGTATGCAGCGCATTTGCAGTAGCTTAGCCCAGCAAGGCTACCGGGTGCTGCTGGTGGGGCGGGAGCGGCCTAAGTCGGAAAAGCTCACGGCCCAAAGGTACCGCCAACATCGGTTGCGTTGTTGGTTTAATAAAGGCAAGTTCTTTTACCTAGAGTTCAACCTTCGCCTTTTTTTTTATTTGCTGCGGCAGCGTGCCGACGCCTGGTGCGCCATCGACCTAGACACGGCCTTGCCCGTGTGGCTGCGGGCGCGGCTCGCCAAGCAACCCTTCGTCTACGATGCCCATGAGCTGTTTACCGAAGTGCCGGAAGTAGTGGCGCGTCCGACAGTACAACGAGTGTGGCGCGCCGTAGAACGGTTTGTGGTGCCCCGCACCGCGTTGGCCTACACCGTGGGGCCGGCGCTGGCTGAGGTATTCAGGCAGCGTTACGGGCGGGCATTTGCCGTGGTGCGCAACATCAGCCGGCTCGCGCCCGGCAACCTGCCGCCCGCGCCGGATGCTGCTCCGCCCCAGGGCTATATTCTTTACCAAGGCGCCCTGAATGTCGGGCGCGGGCTTGAAGTGTTGTTGGATGCTATGTCGCTGGTAGACAATAAGTTGCTGATATGTGGCGAAGGCGATCTGTCGGAGGTCTTGCGAGCGCGAGCGGCGGCGCTGGGGCTACTAGCTTCCGGCAAGGTAGAGTTTCGGGGGTACGTGCTGCCTGCGGCCTTGCAGGAAATAACGCGACAGGCGACGGTGGGCATTATGCTGCTCGAAAACACTGGCCTGAGCTATTACTACTCGCTGGCCAATAAGTTTTTCGATTACTTGCACGCCGGTATTCCGCAGGTCATTGTCGATTTTCCGGAGTACAGCCTTCTAAATCAGGAGTTTGACGTGGCCGAAGTAGTCAGCCTGACGCCCCAAGCCGTTGCGGCTGCCCTCAACCGCCTGCTCCGCGACGAGCCGGCGCGCTATCACCAACTGGCTGAAAACTGCCGCCGCGCCCGCCAAGAATTGAACTGGCAACGCGAGGAGCAGGTCTTGCTGGCACTGTATGAGTCGTTGTGGGCTCCCCAACCAATTTCCGCATGA
- a CDS encoding Dps family protein: MATKTTSKKAAAAPASRTASKKAAPATDARAEVSVQPILNQQQNPPAALQRYGTVKQRLQIALPDDVRQQSVTQLNQMLADTITLRDMYKKHHWQVVGPTFYQLHLLYDKHYEEQNELVDTIAERIQILGGVAIAMAHDVAEQTSLERIPRDREEAPVQVSRLAKAHGIILKNCHDYAKKAADAGDDGTNDLLVSNVMRTNELQAWFLSEHVVNTPLAQS, translated from the coding sequence ATGGCAACCAAAACCACCAGCAAAAAAGCTGCCGCCGCTCCTGCTTCGCGTACGGCGTCCAAAAAGGCGGCTCCCGCAACTGATGCTCGCGCCGAAGTAAGCGTGCAGCCCATCCTGAACCAGCAGCAAAACCCGCCCGCTGCGCTTCAGCGCTACGGCACCGTAAAGCAACGCCTGCAAATTGCGTTGCCCGACGATGTGCGCCAGCAAAGCGTAACGCAGCTCAACCAGATGCTGGCCGACACCATCACGCTGCGCGACATGTACAAAAAGCACCACTGGCAGGTTGTAGGTCCTACTTTCTACCAGCTGCACTTGCTCTACGACAAGCACTACGAAGAGCAAAATGAGCTGGTCGATACCATTGCTGAGCGCATCCAGATTTTGGGTGGTGTTGCTATTGCAATGGCCCACGACGTGGCCGAACAAACTAGCCTCGAGCGCATCCCCCGCGATCGGGAGGAAGCGCCGGTCCAGGTGTCGCGTTTGGCTAAAGCCCACGGAATCATCCTGAAAAACTGCCATGATTACGCCAAGAAAGCGGCCGACGCCGGCGACGACGGTACCAACGACTTGCTCGTAAGCAACGTGATGCGGACCAACGAATTGCAAGCGTGGTTCTTGTCGGAACATGTGGTTAACACCCCATTGGCCCAGAGCTAG
- a CDS encoding MOSC domain-containing protein: protein MPFPFFGDDKSTVARLLATLPQTGRLEWIGIRPVRREPLVSLPEAEVLTDAHLRGDHARIKPGGKRQITLLQHEHLAAVAGFLGLDAPVEPGRLRRNLVVSGLNLLALKNRQVCIGEEVVLEITGECHPCSRMEEELGPGGYNAMRGHGGLTARIVQGGLIRPGDPVRVME from the coding sequence ATGCCATTTCCATTCTTTGGTGACGACAAATCGACGGTAGCCCGTCTGCTGGCCACCCTCCCCCAGACGGGCCGCCTCGAATGGATTGGGATTCGGCCTGTGCGCCGCGAGCCACTCGTGTCGCTGCCCGAAGCCGAAGTCCTGACCGATGCGCACCTGCGCGGCGACCATGCTCGTATCAAGCCCGGTGGCAAGCGCCAGATTACGCTCCTACAGCACGAGCATCTGGCGGCAGTAGCAGGCTTTTTGGGGCTCGATGCGCCCGTTGAGCCGGGCCGGTTGCGCCGAAACTTGGTTGTTAGCGGCCTGAACCTGCTGGCGCTCAAGAACCGGCAGGTGTGCATCGGCGAGGAAGTGGTGTTGGAAATTACAGGCGAATGCCACCCGTGCTCGCGCATGGAAGAAGAGCTAGGCCCCGGCGGTTACAACGCCATGCGCGGCCACGGCGGCCTCACGGCGCGCATTGTGCAAGGCGGCCTCATCCGCCCCGGCGACCCTGTGCGGGTAATGGAGTAA
- a CDS encoding PAS domain S-box protein, with product MPIPPVSSASPTASSSPSTRPEDFYRALFDEAYDALLLYDEHGTLVDCNQTALQWLGTTRPALLKSDLMAFAVPAPNGSGDYWRSATALHEAILSTAKTGRTYARWWQGRHSADRTPLKAWATLHRVQWPGGTRVQLTLRTEIAEEQPKTQVSDSQVVISHNAIQQRMRDMLSRADLAYIFCDNNGIIREANDFFLDFTEYQREEIIGRNYHDLFTPPSERALRRKVFASAVSEKKLSEYYERILLTKGGQTRMVHWNTELAYDAEGNVSGLWSIGRDLTDRHVAARALNDNRNRLQDFLDNAHDLIQNLSIDNRFLFVNKAWKEKLGYTDADLPHLTLNNVVHPYYKAKLLYQLRNLYKGEKVNKLETVFLTKTGKPVHLIGSISCSWQDEEPVSTRAILHDITDRIKAERLQKVYYSIANLAISSKDLHSLYGAIHRELSKIIETNNFYIALCDEDRTQLQFVYFVDQNTQGEQTVTSRPFSSGISEYIIRTGRPQFMIKAELQELIANGTTTAFGLMPEVMLCSPLSIGERIIGVIAVQDYHKADAYATGDIEILHFISNQVALAIERKRNEVQINKQNARLNAIFESGTHLMWSVDTHSRLTSFNRNYAAYFLRRNGVYPVLNVNLWQADLAMMEDDARHSFIEGYKKAFQGQPQRFEVRLRDSRGLDTWREIYLNPIYLDDGSFEEISGIAHDITEKKSSQLELASQEEKFRAIFESFQDIYYRTDDHGLLTILSPSVEEVLGYKPEEVLGTRIIDYYVDPLDRDRLLEEVKRGGGALRNFETAIRHKDGHPVSVLINARAVSGEMSGTEGIARDITDLKQIEDELRHAKDEAERALDAKTQFLANMSHELRTPMNGIIGMIDLLHQTVASEEQEDYVDTLRKSSDALLAILNDILDLSKIQAGKLVLNESGIDLHYTLDKLHSLFANRANQKNLRFTYHITPHTPRFIITDETRLLQILSNLTSNAIKFTPQGTVSIIVSSVSTDGEEHTLRFAVQDSGIGISLENEKLLFTNFTQLDTTPTKSFGGTGLGLAISKQLAELLGGDIGMISNPGDGSTFWFTIRCRVALNEDAIVQERLASRDRSQEVVRFESSPRVLLVDDNPINQKVAIRLLDKLGCRVDVAGDGFEAISRATTPKVKYDVIFMDIQMPEMDGVTAMREIRERLGDQCPPVVAMTAYSMKEDAERFVQEGMDDYVSKPVKTQDLYAVLRRWTNPAATQDKASAALGQAEPEEVAQDSICIDPEVVEQLRQLGGIDFAAELYTDFEREAGQLLEEATALMDKQQYAEILPHLHQLKGTGFTLGINELGERAKSLEHDIKKGQFATVEQDFKDLLRLFAQFIAAYPAVTRAN from the coding sequence ATGCCTATTCCGCCTGTTTCATCAGCTTCCCCAACGGCTTCTAGTTCTCCGTCTACGAGGCCCGAGGATTTTTATCGTGCCCTCTTCGACGAAGCTTACGACGCCCTGCTGCTCTACGATGAGCACGGCACGCTGGTGGATTGCAACCAAACGGCCTTGCAGTGGCTGGGCACCACCCGGCCGGCATTGCTGAAATCAGACCTGATGGCGTTTGCCGTACCGGCCCCCAATGGCTCCGGCGACTATTGGCGCTCGGCCACGGCGTTGCACGAAGCCATCCTTAGCACTGCCAAGACCGGCCGCACGTACGCGCGGTGGTGGCAGGGCCGCCACTCCGCCGACCGGACGCCGCTCAAGGCGTGGGCCACGCTCCACCGCGTCCAGTGGCCCGGCGGCACACGGGTGCAGCTCACCTTACGCACCGAAATAGCCGAAGAACAGCCCAAAACACAAGTATCTGATAGTCAAGTAGTTATATCGCATAACGCCATTCAGCAACGGATGCGCGACATGCTTAGCCGCGCGGATCTGGCTTACATTTTCTGCGACAACAACGGCATTATCCGGGAGGCCAATGATTTCTTCTTGGATTTTACGGAGTACCAGCGCGAAGAAATCATTGGCCGCAACTACCACGACCTGTTTACGCCGCCTTCGGAGCGCGCGCTGCGCCGCAAAGTATTTGCCTCAGCAGTAAGCGAAAAAAAGCTGTCGGAATACTACGAGCGCATCCTGCTGACGAAGGGGGGCCAGACCCGCATGGTACACTGGAACACGGAGCTCGCCTACGATGCCGAAGGCAATGTTAGCGGGCTGTGGTCCATTGGCCGCGACCTGACCGACCGCCATGTTGCGGCGCGCGCCCTCAACGACAACCGCAACCGCCTCCAGGATTTCCTCGACAATGCCCACGACCTGATTCAGAACCTGAGCATTGACAACCGCTTTTTGTTCGTGAACAAGGCTTGGAAGGAAAAGCTCGGGTACACCGACGCCGACCTGCCCCACCTCACGCTCAACAACGTGGTGCACCCCTACTACAAAGCCAAGCTGCTGTATCAGCTGCGCAACTTGTACAAGGGCGAAAAAGTGAACAAGCTGGAAACGGTGTTTCTGACCAAAACGGGCAAACCCGTGCACCTGATCGGTAGCATTTCGTGCTCGTGGCAGGACGAAGAGCCGGTAAGCACCCGCGCCATTCTGCACGACATCACCGACCGCATCAAGGCCGAGCGCCTGCAGAAGGTGTACTACAGCATTGCTAATCTGGCCATTAGCTCCAAGGACTTGCACTCGTTGTACGGGGCCATTCACCGGGAGCTGAGCAAGATTATCGAGACCAACAACTTCTACATCGCCCTCTGCGACGAGGATCGCACGCAGCTGCAGTTCGTGTACTTCGTCGACCAGAACACGCAGGGCGAGCAGACCGTCACTTCGCGGCCCTTCTCTTCGGGCATCTCGGAGTACATCATCCGGACCGGGCGCCCGCAGTTTATGATCAAGGCCGAGCTTCAGGAACTCATCGCCAACGGCACCACCACGGCCTTTGGCCTGATGCCGGAGGTGATGCTGTGTTCGCCGCTGAGCATTGGCGAACGCATCATCGGCGTTATCGCCGTACAGGATTACCACAAAGCCGATGCTTACGCGACAGGCGACATTGAGATTCTGCACTTTATCTCCAACCAAGTGGCGCTGGCCATTGAGCGGAAGCGCAACGAAGTCCAGATCAACAAGCAAAATGCGCGGTTGAATGCCATTTTTGAAAGCGGAACCCACTTGATGTGGTCCGTGGATACGCACTCGCGCCTGACTTCCTTCAACCGCAATTACGCGGCGTATTTCCTGCGCCGCAACGGCGTGTACCCGGTCCTCAACGTCAATCTGTGGCAGGCCGACCTGGCCATGATGGAAGACGACGCCCGGCATTCCTTCATCGAGGGCTACAAAAAAGCGTTTCAGGGCCAACCCCAACGCTTCGAAGTGCGGCTGCGCGACTCGCGCGGGCTGGATACGTGGCGCGAAATCTACCTCAACCCGATTTACCTCGACGACGGCTCGTTCGAGGAGATTTCGGGCATTGCCCACGACATCACCGAGAAGAAAAGCTCGCAGTTGGAGCTGGCCTCGCAGGAAGAAAAGTTCCGCGCGATTTTCGAATCATTCCAGGACATCTACTACCGCACCGACGACCACGGCCTTCTCACCATCCTGAGCCCTTCGGTAGAGGAAGTGTTGGGCTACAAGCCCGAGGAGGTGCTGGGCACACGCATTATCGATTATTACGTCGACCCGCTGGACCGTGATCGCTTGCTTGAGGAAGTCAAGCGCGGCGGTGGTGCTTTGCGCAACTTCGAAACGGCCATTCGCCACAAAGACGGGCACCCCGTTAGCGTCCTGATCAATGCGCGGGCCGTTTCGGGAGAAATGTCTGGTACTGAGGGCATTGCGCGCGACATCACCGATCTTAAACAGATCGAGGACGAGCTACGCCACGCCAAAGACGAAGCCGAACGCGCCTTAGATGCCAAGACGCAGTTCTTGGCCAACATGAGCCACGAGTTGCGCACGCCGATGAACGGCATCATCGGCATGATCGATTTGCTGCACCAAACCGTGGCTTCCGAAGAACAGGAAGACTACGTGGATACGCTGCGCAAGTCGTCGGACGCGCTGCTGGCCATTCTCAACGATATCCTAGACCTGTCGAAGATTCAGGCGGGCAAGCTCGTGCTCAACGAAAGCGGCATCGACCTGCACTACACGCTCGACAAGCTGCATTCGTTGTTTGCCAACCGCGCCAACCAGAAGAATCTGCGCTTTACGTACCACATTACGCCGCACACGCCGCGCTTCATCATCACCGACGAAACGCGCCTGCTCCAGATCCTGTCCAACCTGACTTCCAACGCCATCAAGTTTACGCCGCAAGGCACGGTGAGCATCATCGTGTCGTCGGTTTCGACGGATGGAGAGGAACACACGTTGCGGTTTGCGGTGCAGGACTCGGGCATTGGCATTTCCTTGGAAAACGAAAAGCTGCTGTTCACCAACTTCACCCAGCTCGACACGACCCCAACCAAGTCGTTTGGCGGCACAGGACTGGGTCTGGCGATCAGCAAGCAGCTAGCGGAACTGTTGGGCGGTGATATTGGAATGATTTCCAACCCCGGCGATGGATCAACCTTCTGGTTCACAATACGTTGCCGCGTTGCTCTCAACGAGGATGCCATTGTACAGGAGCGCCTTGCTTCCCGCGATCGGTCGCAGGAAGTGGTCCGTTTCGAATCGTCGCCGCGGGTGCTGCTCGTCGACGACAACCCGATCAACCAGAAGGTAGCCATCCGCTTGCTCGACAAGCTGGGCTGCCGCGTCGATGTAGCTGGCGACGGCTTCGAAGCCATCAGCCGCGCGACTACGCCGAAGGTGAAGTACGACGTGATTTTCATGGACATTCAGATGCCGGAAATGGACGGCGTGACGGCCATGCGCGAAATCCGGGAGCGCCTGGGCGACCAGTGTCCGCCGGTTGTGGCCATGACGGCGTATTCAATGAAAGAAGATGCCGAACGCTTTGTGCAGGAAGGCATGGACGACTACGTGTCGAAGCCCGTCAAGACGCAGGACTTGTATGCGGTGCTACGCCGTTGGACCAATCCGGCTGCTACGCAGGACAAAGCCTCCGCGGCCTTGGGGCAAGCCGAGCCCGAAGAAGTCGCTCAGGATTCGATCTGCATCGACCCGGAAGTAGTTGAGCAGCTGCGCCAGCTGGGCGGCATCGACTTTGCGGCCGAGCTCTACACAGATTTTGAGCGCGAAGCCGGTCAGCTACTCGAAGAAGCGACCGCGCTAATGGACAAGCAGCAGTACGCCGAAATTCTGCCGCACCTGCACCAACTCAAAGGCACCGGCTTTACGTTGGGAATCAATGAGTTGGGCGAGCGTGCCAAATCCTTGGAGCACGACATCAAAAAGGGGCAATTCGCTACCGTCGAGCAGGACTTTAAAGATCTGCTGCGTTTATTTGCGCAATTTATCGCGGCTTACCCCGCGGTTACGCGGGCCAATTGA
- a CDS encoding NFACT RNA binding domain-containing protein, translating to MHNNYYFLRQLAPALTRQLAGFKVVTCFSQEKDELVIGLTNGTTEFWLKAQLSATFPALALPDTFHRARANSVDLLPDLLGRTVADVSVFPHDRVLRFAFADGATLLLKLYGIRPNAVFRAAPDAAVELFHQRFTADATLAPALPATPLAHTDPLKRYPALGDLPPRYLRAHGYDTADAAEREQLVANVVARLESPTEYYLVSVEGRTRLSLLPVGHIEQTLPADPVAALRAFVPMVLSRRAYETELKQLRQTLERRAEEATNSASQAQQRLHALEHGASYRQTADLIMAHLHEIPTGAAQADLFDFYQDQVRTVKLKPTETPQRTAQNLYRKAKNQQIETRQLQERIERRETEAFWCLERLEELASLTDLRALRTWRKQHALEPETKAKVATELPFKVFEDSGFTILVGRNAQNNDLLTQRYAHKDDLWLHAKDVTGSHVVIRHRAGQTVPDPVVERAAQLAAWYSRRKNDSLCPVTVTPKKFVRKPKGAVAGSVVVERERVVLVEPVNPFERNS from the coding sequence ATGCACAACAACTACTATTTCCTGCGCCAGCTGGCCCCTGCACTTACGCGGCAACTCGCAGGTTTTAAAGTTGTTACTTGCTTTTCGCAGGAGAAGGACGAGTTGGTAATTGGCCTGACCAACGGCACTACCGAATTTTGGCTGAAGGCCCAGCTTTCGGCTACTTTCCCGGCGTTGGCACTACCCGATACGTTTCACCGCGCCCGCGCCAATTCCGTCGATTTGCTGCCGGATTTATTGGGCCGAACTGTGGCTGACGTGAGCGTATTCCCGCACGATCGGGTCCTACGATTTGCTTTCGCTGATGGTGCTACGCTCCTACTGAAGCTGTACGGCATCCGGCCCAACGCCGTATTTCGGGCTGCGCCGGATGCCGCGGTGGAGCTGTTTCACCAGCGATTCACGGCCGATGCTACGCTAGCGCCTGCTTTGCCAGCTACTCCCCTTGCACACACCGATCCGTTGAAGCGTTATCCGGCGCTCGGAGATCTCCCCCCCCGCTATCTGCGCGCCCACGGCTACGACACGGCAGATGCGGCTGAGCGTGAGCAACTGGTGGCAAATGTCGTCGCGCGGCTCGAAAGCCCAACAGAATATTACCTCGTCTCGGTTGAGGGGCGTACACGGCTGAGCTTGCTGCCTGTGGGGCACATCGAGCAAACGCTCCCAGCCGATCCGGTGGCCGCGCTACGAGCTTTCGTGCCGATGGTCCTGAGCCGTCGGGCCTATGAAACCGAGCTTAAGCAGCTGCGTCAAACCCTCGAACGCCGTGCCGAGGAAGCTACCAACAGCGCATCTCAGGCCCAGCAGCGGCTGCATGCCTTAGAACACGGCGCGAGCTACCGCCAGACCGCCGACCTGATAATGGCGCACCTGCACGAAATTCCGACGGGAGCAGCGCAGGCCGACCTGTTCGATTTTTACCAAGACCAAGTGCGTACGGTGAAACTCAAGCCCACCGAAACGCCCCAGCGCACAGCCCAAAATCTCTACCGCAAGGCCAAAAATCAGCAGATCGAAACGCGCCAGCTTCAGGAGCGCATCGAGCGGCGCGAAACGGAGGCGTTCTGGTGCCTCGAACGGCTAGAAGAACTCGCTTCTCTGACTGATTTGCGCGCATTACGCACCTGGCGCAAGCAGCACGCTCTGGAGCCTGAAACTAAAGCCAAAGTCGCCACGGAGTTGCCGTTTAAAGTGTTCGAAGACAGTGGCTTTACCATCCTGGTGGGCCGCAATGCTCAAAACAACGACCTGCTTACCCAACGCTACGCCCACAAAGACGATCTGTGGCTACATGCCAAGGACGTAACAGGCTCGCACGTCGTGATCCGGCACCGCGCGGGGCAAACCGTCCCCGATCCCGTAGTTGAGCGTGCGGCGCAACTGGCCGCTTGGTATTCGCGGCGCAAAAACGATTCGCTGTGCCCGGTCACGGTCACGCCCAAAAAGTTCGTGCGCAAACCCAAAGGCGCTGTAGCCGGGTCGGTAGTGGTAGAGCGAGAGCGCGTGGTATTGGTAGAGCCGGTCAACCCGTTTGAGCGCAATAGCTAA
- a CDS encoding response regulator, protein MAENKTILIAEDSSVILNLTKKILELQKYRIVSAKNGGEVIKQVESQPIDCVLMDINIPVKDGMECTREIRRNADPRIAQLPIIAITGNANNYSMEQFREAGVTDYLPKPLDFDALVRVVKQYVG, encoded by the coding sequence ATGGCCGAGAATAAAACGATTCTGATTGCGGAAGACAGCTCCGTAATTCTAAACCTCACCAAGAAAATCTTGGAGCTCCAAAAATACCGCATTGTGTCGGCCAAAAATGGTGGCGAAGTAATCAAACAAGTTGAAAGCCAGCCAATTGACTGCGTGCTGATGGACATCAACATTCCGGTGAAAGACGGGATGGAGTGCACGCGGGAAATCCGTCGCAACGCCGATCCGCGCATTGCGCAATTGCCTATCATCGCCATCACCGGCAACGCCAACAACTACTCGATGGAGCAGTTTCGGGAAGCCGGCGTAACGGATTACTTACCCAAACCCCTTGATTTTGACGCACTTGTACGCGTGGTAAAACAATATGTAGGGTAA
- a CDS encoding MBL fold metallo-hydrolase — MEITFLGTGTSQGVPVIGCHCNVCRSVDFRDKRLRVSVHLRVQGKSIIIDSGPDFRQQVLRERIDHLDALVFTHEHKDHTAGMDDIRAYNFRQQQDMPVYAEQRVLSQLRREYEYIFAEKKYPGVPQVNTIPILSDTNSFSVEGVEFQPIRALHYKLPVLGFRVGNFTYLTDANYLSPESLELMRGSEVIVLNALRHEKHISHFTLQEAVDILTDLAPRRGYLTHISHQLGRHREVETELPDFVRLAYDGLKITL, encoded by the coding sequence ATGGAAATTACATTTCTCGGGACGGGCACGTCGCAGGGGGTACCCGTTATTGGGTGCCATTGCAACGTGTGCCGTTCCGTTGATTTTCGGGATAAGCGGCTGCGCGTGTCGGTGCACCTGCGCGTGCAAGGCAAGAGCATCATCATCGACTCTGGCCCCGACTTCCGGCAGCAAGTACTGCGCGAGCGGATCGATCACCTTGATGCGCTGGTGTTTACGCACGAGCACAAAGACCATACGGCCGGCATGGACGACATCCGGGCGTACAATTTCCGGCAGCAACAGGACATGCCGGTGTATGCCGAGCAGCGCGTACTCAGCCAGCTGCGGCGCGAATACGAATACATTTTTGCCGAAAAGAAATACCCCGGCGTACCGCAGGTAAACACCATTCCGATTCTGAGCGACACCAACAGCTTTTCGGTGGAAGGGGTTGAATTTCAGCCTATTCGGGCACTTCATTACAAACTGCCCGTGCTTGGATTTCGGGTCGGCAATTTCACTTACCTCACCGACGCCAACTACCTCTCGCCTGAATCTCTGGAGCTAATGCGCGGCTCGGAAGTAATCGTCCTCAACGCGCTGCGCCACGAGAAGCACATTTCGCACTTCACGCTTCAGGAAGCCGTGGACATCCTGACCGATTTGGCCCCGCGCCGCGGCTATCTTACACACATCAGCCATCAACTGGGTCGTCACCGCGAAGTAGAAACTGAGCTACCAGACTTTGTTCGGTTGGCCTATGACGGCCTCAAGATAACGCTATGA
- a CDS encoding TetR/AcrR family transcriptional regulator, translating into MSVKRDDKRDQILKAASQCFSRFGFEKTTLQDIGAAARFNKASLYYYFKNKEDLFIQVVMLEAEHYLNALQEQVKPLDRAADKIVAYLTGRLAYYRQVLNLHQLSIESLQRFEPMFDDVYQAVREQELAFLSQLLREGVEDREFLKLNGERAADALLTVADGIKHEAVQRSRTAFAQEVDYAPVQEKLQYTLTLLLNGLRK; encoded by the coding sequence ATGTCAGTGAAACGAGACGACAAGCGGGACCAAATTCTGAAGGCTGCTAGCCAGTGCTTTAGCCGGTTTGGGTTTGAAAAAACGACGCTGCAAGACATCGGGGCGGCGGCGCGATTTAATAAGGCGTCGCTGTACTACTATTTCAAAAACAAGGAAGATCTATTCATTCAGGTGGTGATGCTGGAGGCCGAGCATTACCTAAATGCACTACAAGAGCAGGTAAAGCCGCTCGATCGAGCTGCCGATAAGATTGTTGCTTACCTCACCGGCCGCCTCGCCTACTACCGGCAAGTCCTTAACCTGCACCAACTTAGCATCGAAAGCCTGCAACGCTTCGAGCCCATGTTCGACGACGTATACCAAGCCGTGCGCGAGCAGGAACTGGCATTTCTGAGCCAACTCCTGCGCGAAGGCGTCGAAGACCGCGAGTTTCTGAAGCTCAACGGCGAGCGCGCCGCCGACGCGCTGCTTACCGTCGCCGACGGCATCAAGCACGAGGCCGTACAACGCTCGCGCACCGCTTTCGCGCAGGAAGTGGACTATGCGCCGGTGCAGGAAAAGCTACAATACACACTCACGCTGCTGCTAAACGGCCTACGGAAGTAA